Part of the Desulfovibrio desulfuricans genome, ATTGTCATCTGTCTGTTCCGTAGCCACAAAAGCGTGCGCAACGAAGACATAACAACGATGCGGGGGTAAACATGCCAATATATTTGCTGCTTATTCCTCTGTGTCCGTTGCTGGCCTTTGTGCTCACCCTGATCTGCGGCCGCCAATGGGGCGAGCGTGCCCACTGGCTGCCCATTGCGGCCATTGGCGTCTCACTTGTCTGCGCCTTGCTTGCCCTGCGGGATGTGCTGGCTGGAAATATCGTCAATGCCGATGTGCATACCTGGATAGCCTCCGGCAACCTGCGCGTGACCTTTGGCTTTCTGGTGGATCAGCTCACGGCTGTCATGCTGGTGGTGGTTACCAGCGTCAGCACCCTGGTTCACATTTATTCCGTGGGCTACATGCGGGGTGAAAAAGGCTATTACCGCTTTTTCGCCTATCTTGGCCTGTTTTCCTTTTCCATGCTCATGCTGGTCATGGGCAACAACTTTTTACAGCTCTTTTTTGGCTGGGAGGCTGTGGGGCTTTCGTCCTACCTGCTCATCGGCTTTTATTATGAAAAGGATTCCGCTTCGGACGCGGGCAAAAAGGCCTTTATCGTCAACAGGTTTGGCGACTTTGGCTTCCTGCTCGGGCTGTTCTGCATCTTCACCATTTTTGGCAGCCTGCATTATGCGGATGTGTTGCCCCAGGCTGGAATGCTTGAGGGCATGACCTTTACCCTGTGCGGCTATACGGTCAGCGCGCCAACGCTTGTCTGCCTGCTGCTGTTCTGCGGCGCGGTGGGCAAGTCGGCCCAGCTTCCTTTGCATGTGTGGCTGCCTGACGCCATGGAAGGCCCCACCCCGGTGAGCGCGCTTATCCACGCGGCTACCATGGTGACGGCGGGCGTGTTTATGCTGGCGCGTTGCAATGCCCTGTTTGCCCTGTCGCCCACGGCGCTGGCGGTCATTACGGTAGTAGGCGCGGTCACAACGCTCTTTGCCGCCACCATCGCGCTCACGCAGACCGACATCAAGAGGGTGGTGGCCTATTCGACCATCAGCCAACTGGCCTACATGTTCATTGCCTGCGGCGTGGGAGCCTACGGCGCTGGCGTGTTCCATCTGTTTACGCATGCCTTTTTCAAGGCATTGCTCTTCCTTGGCTGCGGTTCGGTGATTCTGGGCATGCACCACGAGCAGGACATGCGCTCCATGGGCGGGCTTGGAAAGTACATGCCCATTACCAGCGCAACCTTTTTGCTGGCCTCGCTCTCCATTGCTGGCGTGCCGGGGTTGGCTGGCTTTTTCAGCAAGGATGAAATTCTGCTCATGGCCTTCAACGCGGGCACGTTCACGGGTTATCTGGCCTGGGGCGTGGGCGTGCTGGTGGCCTTTATGACGGCTTTTTACTCCTTCCGCCTGTATTTCAGCGTGTTCACGGGCCAGTTTCGGGGGACAGAGCATCAACGCGAGCATCTGCACGAATCGCCGCGCGTGGTCACTGTTCCCTTGCTGGTGCTGGCCGTGGGGGCCGTGGCCTCTGGTTGGCTGGGCATTCCGCATGTTCTGGGCGGCTCCAACCACTGGGCGGAGTTTCTCGCTCCGGTGACGGGGCACCCGCACGTGCATGTTTCGGGCGCTGTGGAGCTTGGGCTGATGGCTGTTTCCGTAGCTGCTGGCTTTGCGGGCATTGGCCTGGCCTGGCTCATGTATTGCCGCAGCCCGGAACTGCCGGGCAAGGTGGCGGGCGCTTTTCCCGGCCTGTACCAACTGTTTTCGCGCAAGTACTGGGTGGACGAAATCTACGTGGCCTGTCTTGTGCGGCCCACGCTGTGGCTGGCGGATAACCTGCTGCTGGGCGTGGTGGACACGCGCGGTATTGAAGGCGTGGTCAACGGCGTGCCACGCGCCATCGGCAGACTGTCCACAAGCCTGCGAAGGATTCAGGACGGGCAGGTGGCTCACTATCTGACATGGCTGGCCGGGGGCGCGGCAGCGCTTTTGCTGGTATTGCAACTGGGCTTTTTTTCCTAACAACGGCGGGGAGATCGCATGTCTGTACCTGTTCTTTCCTTGCTCATCTTTGTGCCTCTGGCGGGTGGGCTTTCCCTGCTGGCTGTTGCGCGCCGCAACGAAGAAACCATCAAGCTGGGCGCGCTTGCCGTATGCCTGCTTGAGCTGTGCCTGAGCTTTGTGGCCCTGGGCCGCTTTGATAAAAGCCTGTGGCAGATGCAACTGGTGGAAAACTGCGCGTGGATTGAGAGCCTGAACATCAATTACGCTCTGGGCGTGGACGGCATAAGCGTGCTGTTTCTGCCGCTGACGGCCCTCATAACCCTGATGGGCGTGGCGGTGTCGTACAAAAGTATCAAGGTCAAGGCCAAGGAGTTTTTCATCAGCCTGCTGCTGCTTGAAAGCGCCATGGTGGGCGTGTTTTGCGCCACCGACCTCATGCTGTTTTACATTTTCTGGGAAGCCATGCTCATTCCCATGTTCCTGCTCATCGGCGTGTGGGGCGGGCCTCGCCGCATTTACGCCACGGTGAAGTTCTTTCTGTACACCCTGCTGGGCAGTTTGCTGATGCTGCTGGGCATCATCCTGCTGTACCTCAAGGGCGGGCATACCTTCGACATCATGGCGCTGGCGCGCAACGACTTTGATCCCCGGCTGCAACTGCTGCTGTTCTGGGCCTTTTTTGCCGCCTTTGCGGTCAAGGTGCCCATGTGGCCCGTGCACACGTGGCTGCCAGACGCGCATACCGAAGCGCCCACGGCGGCCTCGGTCATTCTGGCTGGCGTGCTGATCAAAATGGGGGCATACGGCTTTTTGCGCTTCTCGCTGCCGCTGTTTCCCTATGCCGCATGGGTGCTGCTCAAGCCCATGCTGGTGCTTTCCGTCATCGCCATTGTCTATGGCGCGCTGGTTTGCCTCGCGCAGACGGACGTCAAGCGGCTGATCGCCTACAGTTCCGTCAGCCACATGGGCTTTGTGACTCTGGGGCTTTTTGCGCTGACCCAAAAGGGCGTGGAAGGTTCCATTTTGCAGATGATCAACCACGGCATAGTGACGGGTGCGCTTTTTCTGGGCGTGGGCATGCTCTATGACCGCACCCATACGCGCGAGATCAAGGTCTACGGCGGGCTGGCCTCGGTCATGCCCGTGCTGGCAGGCTTTTTTATGGTCTTTACCCTCGCGGCGGTGGGTTTGCCCGGCACCAACGGTTTTGTGGGTGAATTCCTGATTCTGCTCGGCGGTTTTGAACGCGCGCCCTGGGCCGCGGTGGTGGCGTCTTCCGGCCTGATACTGGGCGCGTGGTACATGCTCTGGCTGTATCAGCGCGTGTTTTTCCGTCAGGTGTCAGAAACCGTGCGCGGTCTGGTTGGGGAAAAGCTTGATGGGCGCGAGATAGCCATTTTGCTGACCATGAGCCTGCTTATACTGGGCATCGGCATCTTCCCCAACGTGCTGCTGGAATACATGCACGTAACGGTGGAACATCTGGTGGCAGATACCCAGCAGGCCTTTGCGTTTTTTGCCGCAAACTAGAAAGAGTTCCGGCCCGCTCACAGGAATAAATGTTTGCGTCCCCGCCACAGGCCAGCGCTTTGCCCATACAGCTGGCGGTCAACGTGCCTTGCGGCACAAGGGCAACACCATAGGAGCTATCATGACAGCCATATCCGTAGCGCCTCTTTCGGCCCTGCCATTGCTGAAAGAACTTCCGGCCCTGCTGCCGGAACTGACGCTCTTGGTCACGGCCATTGGCCTGCTGTGCGCCGACATGTTTTTTCCAAGAGCGCGGGCTTTTCTGCAATGGCTGACTGTCGTTGGTGCAATAACAGCTTTTACAGCAATTGTAGCAGTTTCTGCAGGCGGCGGGAGTGTTTCTTTTGACGGAATGTTCCGCGCTGACGGTTTTGGAGCGCTCTTTAAAGCCATTTGCGTAGTAGCACTTGCTTTTACGGCGTTAATGAGCGAAAGTTTTTTTTCACATGCCCAAATGCGTCAGGGCGAATATTACTGCCTTGCAGTATGTTCAACACTGGGCATGTGCGTAATGGCCTCGGCTGGTGATCTCATTGTGCTCTATCTGGGGCTTGAGCTCATGGCCCTGCCCATTTACGCGATGGCGGCCCTGCGCACTGGCGATCCGCGCAGCAGCGAATCGGCCATCAAATATTTTTTGATGGGCAGTTTCGCTTCGGCTCTTTTGCTTTTTGGCATGTCCCTGTTGTACGGGCTTACCGGGCATACCGAGCTTGCGCAGATCGCTGCGGCACTGCCTGTTGCCGCAACCGGGCAGACCTTGCCCGCCCTGGTAGTTGCTTTGGCGCTCATGCTGGCAGGCATGGGGTTCAAGGTAGCTGCCGCGCCCTTCCACGTGTGGGTGCCTGATGTGTATGAAGGCGCGCCCACAACCGTGACCGCCTTTATGTCTGTGGCGGCCAAAACGGCCAGTTTCGCCGTGCTTGCGCGCGTACTGGTCATGGCCTTGCCGCAACTGGGCGCTCAGTGGAGCGGGGCGTTGGCCTTGATGGCCGCATTGACAATGCTTCTGGGCAATATCGCTGCCGTAATGCAGACAAGCCTTAAACGCATGCTGGCGTACTCGGCCATAGCTCACGCGGGTTATGCCCTCTTGGGGCTTGCCGCGTGCACAGCCGACGGCCTGCGCGCCACGGCGGCGTATTTGACCATTTACCTGTGCATGAACATGGGAGCCTTTGCCATCATGGGCTACCTTGCCGTGTACGGGAAAAAACAGGGAAATAATCCTCTGGCTGATGCGGGTGAAGACCTGGATGATTACTCGGGCCTTGCCGCACGACATCCGGCCCTTGCTGCAGCCATGCTGGTTTTTCTTTTTTCCCTGACGGGCATTCCGCCGACTGCGGGCTTTATGGGCAAATTCATGCTCTTTAAAGAAGCCTTTTCGGCAGGGTATACGGTAACGGTGCTTGTGGCTGTGATCAGCAGCACCATTTCCGCCTGGTATTATCTTGGAGTGGCACGACGCATGTACATGCAGGAGGCCCCGGCAAATCACCCCGCACCCATACAGGCAGCTTTGGGCGGTGCGGGCGTGAGGGCTGTACTTCTGTGCTGTCTGACAGGTGTGGTGTTGTGGGGCGTGTTCCCGCAGACGCTGCTTTCGTGGGTGCATGTGTTTTTTTAGGAAGCCGCCTCAACGGGCTGCTTTCAGGCTTTATTATCCGTTCGCTTGAGCGACGTTGATCGGGAGGAGTTGGAATGAGAAACAAGTGGGTACTTTTCGGCGTGGTGGCTTCACTTCTGGTGTTGACCGCCAGTGTCGCCCTTGCCGCTGACGGCAGTGTGCTTGCCAATGCCATCGCCAAACAGGTGGAAACGGCCCCCAATACCATCAATATGCAGGCTGAACCCGGCTATCTCGGCATCCCCGGCGGCCCCAAGGTCAACATGATTCTGGCCTTTGGCTGGGCCCTGTGGGTGGGCTGGATTTTCTCCACCGTGGGCGCTTTTGGCGGCGTTATGGCTGGCGTGGGCCACATGACCGTGCATGGCCTTGGCGCGTATGCCAAATCTTTTGGCAAGACGCCCCTTAACAAGTCCGTCACCGACTCCGTGCGCGCCTCCAACCAGATGCTCGCCGGTCTTTCCGCTGTTATCAGCACGTTCAGCTACTACCGCATGAAGCGCCTTGTGCTGCCCCTGGGCTTCGCCCTTGGCCTCGGCTCCATCGTGGGCGCTTTCAGTGCTGTTTCGCTGACTGCCGGCAAGCTGAACTTCTCGTCCTACCAGGGCTATTTTGGTCTTTTCGTGCTGTTGCTGGGCCTGTACCTGATGTGGGAAACCTCCCCCGCCGGTCAGCGTTCCAAGGCCAAAGCCAAGGAAGCCGCCAAGGCTTTTGAAGCTGCCGCCAAGGCCAAGGGCGAAGGCGTTGCTGCCCCCACGGGCGTGAAGCTCATCAAGTTCACCTTCACCACCTGCCAGTTCACCTTCTGCGGCGTGGAATTCTCTTTCAATCCCCTGCTGCCCTTCTGCGGCGGCGTGGTTATCGCCAGCATCGCGGCCTTCCTGGGCGTGGGCGGCGGCTTCCTGCTGGTGCCTTTCATCACCAGCGTGACCCAGCTCCCCATGTACCTGGCTGCCGGTACCTCCGCTCTGGCCGTGCTGCTCAGCATGATCACCGGCATCACCACCCTCATGCTGCACGGCGCGCTGGTGGACTGGAATCTGGTTGGTCTTGAACTGGCCGGTATTGCTGTTGGTTCCATCGTTGGCCCCTACACCTCGCGTTTCTTCTCCGATATCTGGTTGAAGCGCCTGTTCATCGTGCTGGCCCTGTACGTTGGTACCGACTACATCCTGCGCGGCTTCTTCAACATCAAGATGTTCGGCTAGTATTTCCGGCTATGTCCGGAACATGCTGAAAACATGAAAAACACTGCATCCCCCTGGCCTGCCCGCGGGGATGCAGTGTTTCCTTTTTACGACAGAATGGTAATCTGCCCGTGCGCAAGGGCGTAGAATCGCCCCGGCGCGAAATACGGAGCCTCTGAGATATGGAACAACTTCTGGTCTGGCTTGATCCTTTTTTTGTGCTGCCGTACCGCATGGTGCCGCAGCCCGAGGCGGCCTACTTTTTGGGAACAGCAGTTCTTGCGCTGGTGGCGGGCCTCATAGGCATTGCCACCCTGCGCATGGCCCAGCGCATGCACCGCAAGCGCCTGAAAAAATTGCAGGATGACATGCGGCACTACCATGAACTGAGCGAATCTGCCTTGCAGAACTCCGGCAAGGAAGCCTTCAAGGCCGTGAACCGCCAGGGGCATGAGGCTTTTGGCTATTATTTTTCGCTTAGCAACGCCCTGTTTGTGGCTTCGCTGTGGCCTGTTCCCATCATGCTTGCCTGGATGCAGTTGCGCTTTGGCACAATCAGCCCGGAGCTGCCTTTTTCTTTGCCGCTCTTTGGCAATCAGCCGAGCATGGTCTTCTGGTTCATTCTTTTTTATATACCGCTGCGGATGTTCAGCACCAAGACCATCACGCGCTGGCAGTTGCGCAGCGGGGCGGCCCCGCTGGAAACCCAGACCGTAAACAGCACCGAGGCCAATGCCGGAGCAGAACTCCAGGCCCAGCCGCAAGCACAGGCCCACAAGGTGGACGCTCCCTAGTCGGATATGTTCCGAGATCCTGCGCCGGGAGCAATCCCCACGCGGCATTGATCTGGCTGGTCAATGCAGAAGGCCCCGCATCAAATAAGGATAGCGGGGCC contains:
- a CDS encoding sulfite exporter TauE/SafE family protein, with amino-acid sequence MRNKWVLFGVVASLLVLTASVALAADGSVLANAIAKQVETAPNTINMQAEPGYLGIPGGPKVNMILAFGWALWVGWIFSTVGAFGGVMAGVGHMTVHGLGAYAKSFGKTPLNKSVTDSVRASNQMLAGLSAVISTFSYYRMKRLVLPLGFALGLGSIVGAFSAVSLTAGKLNFSSYQGYFGLFVLLLGLYLMWETSPAGQRSKAKAKEAAKAFEAAAKAKGEGVAAPTGVKLIKFTFTTCQFTFCGVEFSFNPLLPFCGGVVIASIAAFLGVGGGFLLVPFITSVTQLPMYLAAGTSALAVLLSMITGITTLMLHGALVDWNLVGLELAGIAVGSIVGPYTSRFFSDIWLKRLFIVLALYVGTDYILRGFFNIKMFG
- a CDS encoding NADH-quinone oxidoreductase subunit N produces the protein MTAISVAPLSALPLLKELPALLPELTLLVTAIGLLCADMFFPRARAFLQWLTVVGAITAFTAIVAVSAGGGSVSFDGMFRADGFGALFKAICVVALAFTALMSESFFSHAQMRQGEYYCLAVCSTLGMCVMASAGDLIVLYLGLELMALPIYAMAALRTGDPRSSESAIKYFLMGSFASALLLFGMSLLYGLTGHTELAQIAAALPVAATGQTLPALVVALALMLAGMGFKVAAAPFHVWVPDVYEGAPTTVTAFMSVAAKTASFAVLARVLVMALPQLGAQWSGALALMAALTMLLGNIAAVMQTSLKRMLAYSAIAHAGYALLGLAACTADGLRATAAYLTIYLCMNMGAFAIMGYLAVYGKKQGNNPLADAGEDLDDYSGLAARHPALAAAMLVFLFSLTGIPPTAGFMGKFMLFKEAFSAGYTVTVLVAVISSTISAWYYLGVARRMYMQEAPANHPAPIQAALGGAGVRAVLLCCLTGVVLWGVFPQTLLSWVHVFF
- a CDS encoding NADH-quinone oxidoreductase subunit M is translated as MSVPVLSLLIFVPLAGGLSLLAVARRNEETIKLGALAVCLLELCLSFVALGRFDKSLWQMQLVENCAWIESLNINYALGVDGISVLFLPLTALITLMGVAVSYKSIKVKAKEFFISLLLLESAMVGVFCATDLMLFYIFWEAMLIPMFLLIGVWGGPRRIYATVKFFLYTLLGSLLMLLGIILLYLKGGHTFDIMALARNDFDPRLQLLLFWAFFAAFAVKVPMWPVHTWLPDAHTEAPTAASVILAGVLIKMGAYGFLRFSLPLFPYAAWVLLKPMLVLSVIAIVYGALVCLAQTDVKRLIAYSSVSHMGFVTLGLFALTQKGVEGSILQMINHGIVTGALFLGVGMLYDRTHTREIKVYGGLASVMPVLAGFFMVFTLAAVGLPGTNGFVGEFLILLGGFERAPWAAVVASSGLILGAWYMLWLYQRVFFRQVSETVRGLVGEKLDGREIAILLTMSLLILGIGIFPNVLLEYMHVTVEHLVADTQQAFAFFAAN
- the nuoL gene encoding NADH-quinone oxidoreductase subunit L, coding for MPIYLLLIPLCPLLAFVLTLICGRQWGERAHWLPIAAIGVSLVCALLALRDVLAGNIVNADVHTWIASGNLRVTFGFLVDQLTAVMLVVVTSVSTLVHIYSVGYMRGEKGYYRFFAYLGLFSFSMLMLVMGNNFLQLFFGWEAVGLSSYLLIGFYYEKDSASDAGKKAFIVNRFGDFGFLLGLFCIFTIFGSLHYADVLPQAGMLEGMTFTLCGYTVSAPTLVCLLLFCGAVGKSAQLPLHVWLPDAMEGPTPVSALIHAATMVTAGVFMLARCNALFALSPTALAVITVVGAVTTLFAATIALTQTDIKRVVAYSTISQLAYMFIACGVGAYGAGVFHLFTHAFFKALLFLGCGSVILGMHHEQDMRSMGGLGKYMPITSATFLLASLSIAGVPGLAGFFSKDEILLMAFNAGTFTGYLAWGVGVLVAFMTAFYSFRLYFSVFTGQFRGTEHQREHLHESPRVVTVPLLVLAVGAVASGWLGIPHVLGGSNHWAEFLAPVTGHPHVHVSGAVELGLMAVSVAAGFAGIGLAWLMYCRSPELPGKVAGAFPGLYQLFSRKYWVDEIYVACLVRPTLWLADNLLLGVVDTRGIEGVVNGVPRAIGRLSTSLRRIQDGQVAHYLTWLAGGAAALLLVLQLGFFS